A genomic window from Streptomyces sp. WMMC940 includes:
- a CDS encoding ABC transporter ATP-binding protein — protein sequence MSPPETEAGTLRVSDLHVSYGRSVQALHGVSLTVPQGRIVAVLGSNGAGKSTLLRAVSGTLALHRGTVDSGTVHFDGVRLSGDATRSVAAGVVQVPEGRRIFGALSVEDNLKAGFLGSARRSRAELRADRDRVFTQFPVLAERRRQAAGLMSGGEQQMLAMGRALMAGPRLLLLDEPSLGLAPLMVRRIAEIIREINARGTSILLVEQNAAMALELSDRASVLDVGQVRLEGASADLAAADEVRRLYLGESYETGCGAPDADARYATSASTPAVTGPGLTELGRWNG from the coding sequence ATGAGCCCACCAGAGACCGAGGCCGGGACCCTCCGGGTCAGTGATCTGCACGTCAGCTACGGACGGTCCGTGCAGGCGCTCCACGGGGTGTCGCTGACCGTCCCGCAGGGCCGGATCGTCGCCGTGCTCGGCTCCAACGGCGCGGGCAAGTCCACACTGCTCCGGGCGGTCTCCGGGACCCTCGCCCTGCACCGCGGCACGGTCGACAGCGGCACCGTGCACTTCGACGGCGTACGGCTGAGCGGCGACGCCACGCGGTCCGTCGCCGCGGGGGTGGTGCAGGTGCCCGAGGGCCGGCGGATCTTCGGCGCCCTGTCCGTGGAGGACAACCTCAAGGCCGGGTTCCTCGGGTCGGCACGCCGCTCGCGCGCCGAGCTGCGAGCCGACCGCGACCGTGTCTTCACGCAGTTCCCGGTACTGGCCGAACGCCGGCGGCAGGCCGCCGGGCTGATGTCCGGCGGAGAGCAGCAGATGCTCGCGATGGGCCGCGCGCTGATGGCCGGGCCACGCCTGCTCCTCCTCGACGAGCCCTCGCTGGGCCTCGCACCGCTGATGGTCCGACGCATCGCGGAGATCATCCGTGAGATCAACGCCCGGGGGACCTCGATCCTGCTCGTCGAGCAGAACGCCGCCATGGCGCTGGAACTGTCCGACCGCGCGTCGGTGCTGGACGTGGGCCAGGTGCGGCTGGAGGGGGCCTCGGCCGATCTCGCCGCGGCGGACGAGGTGCGGCGGCTGTATCTGGGCGAGAGCTACGAGACCGGCTGCGGCGCGCCCGACGCCGACGCGCGGTACGCGACGTCCGCGAGCACTCCGGCCGTGACCGGACCGGGACTGACCGAGCTCGGCAGGTGGAACGGATGA
- a CDS encoding PucR family transcriptional regulator has protein sequence MHTSSVRGSVRPRVTTVGPLPQAAAEPSPLQLFDHACRRLLGRGASFTDSVVHQIRTEVPYYADPVLSPPDLKQSADTGIRFALEAALDPGRIVDIERYTRELGIRRAEEGRPLDEVMHAFRVAGSEVWSGIISVVERDGLGDQRHLVHVAELVWKMNDRDAVLVADAYRQVAKGVASRHNERMRLILAAVLESRNDPAFIRDAASILDLPPDGRFAVAELRATPPFGRAPDAVPEIPGMRVLRHVGAQRDVLVAHLGDRPLDALASALDAGPGMRIGISPVVHGLKNLPRARDLAGLALRTCRADGEVAQLDARLPDGLLVSRPDLSAELARVLRPLYDLEPADRETLIDTLGVWIEKGGSAVQAARHMLCHRNTVLNRLRRFEQITGLELSRPRHLVRLTLAFDTLQLLGPAAVLGCGDAWDSDPES, from the coding sequence ATGCACACCAGTTCCGTCCGTGGCTCGGTCCGCCCTCGCGTCACCACCGTCGGTCCGCTGCCCCAAGCCGCCGCCGAGCCCTCGCCGCTCCAGCTGTTCGACCACGCCTGCCGGCGCCTTCTCGGGCGGGGCGCCTCCTTCACCGACTCCGTGGTGCACCAGATCCGCACCGAGGTGCCGTACTACGCCGACCCGGTACTCTCGCCGCCCGACCTCAAGCAGTCCGCGGACACCGGCATCCGCTTCGCGCTGGAGGCCGCCCTCGACCCGGGCCGCATCGTGGACATCGAGCGCTACACCCGTGAGCTCGGCATACGCCGTGCCGAGGAGGGCCGCCCCCTCGACGAGGTGATGCACGCCTTCCGGGTGGCCGGCTCGGAGGTCTGGAGCGGGATCATCAGCGTCGTGGAGCGGGACGGGCTCGGCGACCAGCGTCATCTCGTGCACGTGGCGGAGCTGGTGTGGAAGATGAACGACCGCGACGCCGTCCTGGTCGCCGACGCCTACCGGCAGGTCGCCAAGGGCGTGGCCAGCCGGCACAACGAGCGGATGCGCCTGATCCTCGCCGCCGTCCTGGAGAGCCGTAACGACCCGGCGTTCATCCGGGACGCCGCGTCGATCCTCGATCTGCCGCCCGACGGACGCTTCGCGGTGGCGGAGCTGCGGGCCACGCCGCCCTTCGGTCGAGCACCCGACGCCGTTCCGGAGATCCCCGGCATGCGCGTCCTGCGCCACGTCGGCGCACAGCGCGATGTGCTCGTCGCCCACCTCGGCGACCGCCCACTCGACGCGCTCGCCTCCGCCCTCGACGCCGGACCAGGCATGCGCATCGGCATCAGCCCCGTCGTCCACGGCCTGAAGAACCTGCCCCGGGCGCGGGACTTGGCCGGACTCGCCCTGCGCACCTGCCGCGCGGACGGGGAGGTCGCCCAGCTCGACGCCCGTCTACCCGACGGTCTGCTGGTCTCACGGCCCGACCTGTCCGCCGAGCTGGCCCGAGTGCTCCGGCCGCTGTACGACCTGGAGCCCGCCGACCGCGAAACGCTGATCGACACGCTCGGAGTGTGGATCGAGAAGGGCGGCTCCGCGGTCCAGGCGGCCCGGCACATGCTGTGCCACCGCAACACGGTGCTGAACCGGCTGCGCCGCTTCGAGCAGATCACGGGTCTCGAACTGTCCCGCCCCCGCCACCTCGTACGGCTCACGCTCGCCTTCGACACGCTCCAACTGCTCGGGCCTGCTGCCGTCCTCGGCTGCGGGGACGCCTGGGACTCCGACCCGGAGAGCTGA
- a CDS encoding sodium/solute symporter: MLPQILLAAGGPGTLDLDTDTRSWVLVGFLTFIVPILLICVLNGPERDRVDDFYTAGRGLGPVQGALVLTGVYLSAATVLGTTGTVAVFGFDGLFIALCTVLSLGVLLLLSGPLRERGSYTLGDTFALRAPGPSVRIAVAVVTLSACVPYLIVQLSGAGRTTAMLLGLSGPGAEQTAIVMIGTLVVCATAFGGMRGMIAIQVIKTVILLAMAVAVAAVLLHRFHWSPDSLIEAAGRGSGRPEGYMRPGLRFAASSPVEGTLDFIGLMITVVLGVACMPHVATQLNTAPDTATARRTVRHTIAIVGAICLLTTVLGFGAAALIGAPKILAADPGATSSLLMLTGDLAVGSSAQTGEAWLVVLVSCAVFLTTLAVVASVTLAAAGSVAHDLVTNVFRRGRTTEGREVAAARIASALVGVLSICLAVWVQGWNMGFLSTISLAVASSCLLPALVYSLFWRGFTHRGLLWTLYGGLGCALGLQVVSPVFSGSPMALFPEWDISWFPLQTVALVSLPVAFLLGWLGSVTGQRRATALPEQPVRA, from the coding sequence ATGCTTCCTCAGATCCTGCTCGCCGCAGGGGGTCCCGGCACCCTCGACCTGGACACGGACACCCGCTCCTGGGTTCTCGTCGGCTTCCTCACCTTCATCGTCCCGATCCTGCTCATCTGCGTGCTCAACGGACCCGAGCGGGACCGGGTCGACGACTTCTACACGGCGGGCCGCGGGCTGGGACCCGTCCAGGGCGCCCTCGTCCTCACCGGCGTCTACCTCTCCGCCGCGACCGTGCTCGGCACGACGGGAACCGTCGCGGTCTTCGGCTTCGACGGACTGTTCATCGCCCTGTGCACCGTGCTGTCGCTCGGCGTCCTGCTCCTGCTGTCCGGCCCGCTGCGGGAACGCGGCAGCTACACCCTCGGCGACACGTTCGCCCTGCGGGCCCCGGGGCCCTCGGTCAGGATCGCGGTCGCCGTCGTCACGCTGAGCGCGTGCGTCCCGTATCTGATCGTCCAGCTCTCCGGTGCGGGCAGGACCACCGCCATGCTGCTCGGCCTGTCCGGTCCCGGCGCCGAGCAGACCGCCATCGTCATGATCGGCACCCTCGTCGTCTGCGCCACGGCCTTCGGCGGGATGCGCGGCATGATCGCGATCCAGGTGATCAAGACGGTGATCCTGCTCGCCATGGCCGTGGCCGTGGCGGCGGTGCTGCTCCACCGCTTCCACTGGAGCCCCGACTCCCTCATCGAGGCCGCCGGGCGGGGCAGCGGCCGTCCCGAGGGCTATATGCGTCCGGGCCTGCGGTTCGCTGCCAGCAGCCCGGTCGAGGGGACCCTCGACTTCATCGGTCTGATGATCACCGTCGTACTGGGCGTCGCCTGCATGCCCCATGTCGCCACCCAGCTCAACACCGCGCCCGACACCGCCACGGCACGCCGTACGGTCCGCCACACCATCGCCATCGTCGGTGCCATCTGCCTGCTCACCACCGTGCTGGGTTTCGGGGCCGCGGCGCTGATCGGCGCCCCGAAGATCCTCGCCGCCGACCCCGGGGCCACCAGCAGCCTGCTGATGCTCACCGGCGATCTGGCGGTCGGCTCGTCGGCGCAGACGGGCGAGGCATGGCTCGTCGTGCTGGTCTCCTGCGCGGTGTTCCTCACCACGCTGGCGGTCGTCGCGAGCGTGACGCTGGCGGCCGCAGGCTCGGTCGCCCACGACCTCGTCACCAACGTCTTCCGCCGCGGGCGCACGACCGAGGGCCGGGAAGTGGCCGCGGCCCGTATCGCGTCCGCCTTGGTCGGAGTGCTGAGCATCTGCCTCGCGGTGTGGGTGCAGGGCTGGAACATGGGATTCCTGTCCACGATCTCCCTGGCGGTGGCGAGCTCCTGCCTGCTCCCGGCGCTGGTGTACTCGCTGTTCTGGCGCGGCTTCACGCACAGGGGGCTGCTGTGGACGCTGTACGGAGGTCTCGGCTGCGCGCTCGGACTCCAGGTCGTGAGCCCCGTCTTCTCCGGCAGCCCGATGGCACTGTTCCCCGAATGGGACATCTCCTGGTTCCCGCTGCAGACGGTCGCCCTGGTGTCGCTGCCCGTCGCGTTCCTGCTCGGCTGGCTGGGGAGCGTCACGGGACAGCGGCGTGCGACCGCGTTGCCGGAGCAGCCCGTCAGGGCGTGA
- a CDS encoding branched-chain amino acid ABC transporter permease yields the protein MIKFAETVLNGLALGSVYALIALGFVVIFKASGVMNFAHGSLLLFGGYVTARLHEAIGFIPAVLVGAVLAAALAGLVQLLAARGLRGAEIHTLTILTIGVDVLLSTELNRQVGADYLTMGDPWGADVTRFGSITVADARMASIVVAVVVIGAFFAAFRWSRWGLSMRSAAADPEAAALMGIRLDRVRLIAWCVAGALAAVAAVFLAAFPAPGLDRTTSQIALSAFPAAILGGMDSAVGALVGSLVIGLTAAMAAGYQNELSVLGAGFPDVAPYLVMVLVLLVRPTGLFGSKELTRV from the coding sequence ATGATCAAGTTCGCCGAAACCGTCCTCAACGGACTCGCGCTCGGCTCCGTCTACGCGCTGATAGCCCTGGGCTTCGTCGTGATCTTCAAGGCGTCCGGCGTCATGAACTTCGCGCACGGCTCCCTTCTGCTCTTCGGCGGCTATGTCACGGCCCGCCTCCACGAGGCCATCGGCTTCATCCCCGCCGTCCTCGTCGGCGCCGTGCTCGCCGCGGCACTGGCCGGCCTTGTGCAGCTCCTGGCCGCCCGCGGCCTGCGCGGCGCGGAGATCCACACGCTGACGATCCTGACCATCGGCGTGGACGTCCTGCTCAGCACCGAACTCAACCGGCAGGTCGGTGCCGACTACCTCACCATGGGCGACCCCTGGGGCGCCGATGTGACCCGGTTCGGCAGCATCACCGTCGCCGATGCGCGGATGGCGAGCATCGTCGTCGCGGTCGTCGTCATCGGCGCCTTCTTCGCCGCCTTCCGCTGGTCCCGCTGGGGCCTGTCCATGCGGTCCGCGGCCGCCGACCCGGAGGCCGCGGCGCTGATGGGGATACGGCTTGACCGCGTACGCCTCATCGCCTGGTGCGTCGCCGGGGCACTGGCCGCCGTCGCCGCCGTGTTCCTGGCCGCCTTCCCCGCACCGGGACTCGATCGCACGACCAGTCAGATCGCCCTGAGTGCCTTCCCCGCGGCGATCCTCGGCGGCATGGACTCGGCCGTCGGCGCGCTCGTCGGAAGCCTGGTGATCGGCCTCACGGCGGCGATGGCCGCCGGCTACCAGAACGAACTCAGCGTCCTGGGCGCCGGATTCCCGGATGTGGCCCCCTACCTCGTGATGGTGCTCGTGCTCCTGGTCAGGCCCACCGGCCTCTTCGGATCGAAGGAGCTGACCCGTGTCTGA